Within Marinomonas mediterranea MMB-1, the genomic segment GTGACGGTTCCGGTTGCCATATGCATCGCAGAAAAAATAGGTGAAGACTCAGCGTTGGCCGTATTTTTCGTCTTCAGCACCGGCATCATCGGCTCACTCATTGCGCCTTCTATTTTTCGACTGTTTAATATTGAAGACCAAAGAGCGATGGGCCTGTCTTTAGGTGCAACCTGTTATGGGTTAGGGCTAGTCCGCGCGTTTCAATATAGTGTAGAAGCGGGTGTCTACTCGATCATCGGAATGAGCTTAATGGCGATTGGCTCAGGTATTTTTCTGCCTTCTATTATTTTAAGTTACTTTAAATAAAAGGCTCGTAACAAAAGAATAAGCGTTTTAGAACGAGGGTAAGTTACTTCCAGATCTGAATGACTCAGTATGAACTTTAGGTTCATACTGAGTTTTGTGTAAGGAGGTTTTTTTATATTTGTGTAGAGCGTTGTGCAAATTCATCATACACTTCCTTCAAGACCAACTAACTGATTAGGAGTATAAGATGTCTCAGTTTGATAATGTTTCTGTACTAAAAGCAGCGAATGTCTATTTTGACGGTAAAGTAACAAGTCGTGTTGTAATGTTTGCCGATGACACAAAGAAAACGCTAGGCATCATGATGCCGGGCGAATATGAGTTTGGAACTGAAGCGGCTGAGCTAATGGAAATCACTGCGGGTGATCTAGACGTTTTGCTTCCTGGTGAAACAGAGTGGCAAACGATTAAAGGTGGTGAAGAATTCAACGTACCTGCTAACGCGTCGTTTAAGCTTAAAATCCGCGCCGTAACTGACTACTGCTGTTCATACCTGTAAGCACATTTTGTTGGGCGATTTCTCTGCTTGATCTTTCTGCTTGGTTCGCCCAATTTCTCCCTCGGTTGTACGACTTTCTCTTGTTGTACTGATTTCTTTTGTTGCTCTTACTTTTAGGTTGAGGTCCTTAACGCCATTTCGTGCTTCTCAACTAAGTCCGATAGAAAATCCGCCACCGCTCTGACTCGCTTTGATTGAGCTAAGTCTGAGTGGATGACGAGGTAGATGGCTTGCTCCACATCCGACAGTGTTTGTAGACAGCGTAGCCCCACGTGTTGGGCGACTATGTGAGGTAACACCGCTAATCCAAGCCCTGCCTGACAGGCGGCGACTTGAGTACCAACCGAAGTAGTGGTGATCGCTGGAGGCTTACCGTTTAAGAGTCGAGCTAACCATTGAGCCGCTGGCAAATTTTGGTAATGTTCGTTCCAGCCAATATAGGTTTGTTCTTGATCAAGGTGGCTACCTTCGGGCGTATTTTCGCCAGTGTAGAGGCCGTAGCCAAGAGTACCGATACGTCGAAACGATACATTCCCCTGTGTTGGGCGAACCATTCTTAGCGCGAGATCCGCGTCTCTTCTATGCAGATTTGAAGTTCGAATATCCGTAATCAAGTCAATATCAAGGGAAGGAAACTGCGCCCTGAATTGGGGAAGATTTGGGAGAATTAATACACTTGCTAGGCTTTCCGCTGTGGTAAGCTTAACCGTGCCACTGAGTTCACTTTGTTTGCTTGCCTGAGAGCGAAAGGACAAGATCG encodes:
- a CDS encoding LysR family transcriptional regulator — its product is MNHFNWDDARLFLALARQGTLTAAASELELGIATLSRRIERLESALNTPLFIRSQTGYKLTEEGEELLESAEHMEDAILSFRSQASKQSELSGTVKLTTAESLASVLILPNLPQFRAQFPSLDIDLITDIRTSNLHRRDADLALRMVRPTQGNVSFRRIGTLGYGLYTGENTPEGSHLDQEQTYIGWNEHYQNLPAAQWLARLLNGKPPAITTTSVGTQVAACQAGLGLAVLPHIVAQHVGLRCLQTLSDVEQAIYLVIHSDLAQSKRVRAVADFLSDLVEKHEMALRTST
- the ppnP gene encoding pyrimidine/purine nucleoside phosphorylase; this encodes MSQFDNVSVLKAANVYFDGKVTSRVVMFADDTKKTLGIMMPGEYEFGTEAAELMEITAGDLDVLLPGETEWQTIKGGEEFNVPANASFKLKIRAVTDYCCSYL